CCTGATCTTGATCTCTGGATTCTGGACGTAGACATCCCTGGTGGCCACAATGACATTGCTGGTCTGGTACTCGGTCAGGAGAGCCACCACCTTGATGATGTTGTCCTGGGTCAGGCTCTCCCCGTACTTCTTGTACAGGATGCGCAGGGACACTCTCTTCTCTGGAAGGGGAAGCAGAGCAGGGTCAGAGCTCGCCCCTCACCAACCCAGCGCCCGCGGCCCTGCGCTGGCACCCAGCTGGTCTGGGCTCCCCGGGAGCTTCTCCAGGCACCTTGCAAGGATGGGAAAGTCttgggggagctgggggcccCCCCAGCACTGGGAAGGGGTACCGCAGGGTGGGCAGGCAGCACAAGCTGCTGGCTGGAGCACCCGCAAGCAAGCCTGTGCTGGGGGGATGTCTTGCCTAATTGCTTCCCCAAGAAAATGGGTTATATTTAGCTGTCACCAACCCCCAGACCGCCAGCATTTCCCGAACAAGCCGCAGATGCCTGCAGCCGGTTGCCATGTGCCCGGCTGGGTCCTCGGGGTGCTGGGTGCCGGTGCGGCTCCTGCCCGcgcagggaagcagggctgcGAGCGCCCGGCTCGGGGCGGTGGGGAGGGACCTCGCAGCCTGGCCAGGGCTCCGGCACCAGGTGCCAGAAGTGACGTCCAgggcctggggaggggaaggagctaTGTGCCAGGGCAGGACCCCGGGGACACGCCTGCACCGGGGCCCTGGAGGGGCTTCGCCCGCCCTTTGCAGCCGGTGGcgggaggcagctgcctgcgctCAGCTCTGAGCGTTGTTTATCCCAAAGCCCTTTGGGGACTGGGCTGTCTTGTGCTGCGGGGGGAAGGAGGCTGAAGGCAaccagctgcagggctgttgTGAGGAAGGACCCCGGAGAGGCCGTGACTGCTGGAAGCAAAGCCCTGCGCTCCCGGGGCAGGACCCGAAGTGCTGGAGCATCGCCTGACAGGAGAGGGATGGGCCCGGCCCCACTCCGCGGAGCTCCCCATGCCAGCACAGAGTGCAGGGGTTCCCGAAAGGCTGCAATCTGGGGAGTCCTGTGGTCTGTATTCTCAGCCAGGAGCCGGTCCTGCTCTCCCCGTCTGGCCCCACAGAAGGctccagagcagctctgcaggcgCCGGTACCTGCCCATGCCGACACCGCTGGGAGAGTTTGCCAGCGTGAGCAAAGGCAGTGTCCCGCTTCCCTTCACAGCAGCGAGAGCGGGCACACTCATTATTCCCTTAATGCAGCTCAATAAATAGCAGAGCGCCGAGTGCTGCATTTGTTACGGGCCCCATTAGGAGAGCAGATCTTGGCGTAGATTAAAAATTAGGCAGTTCCAGGACAGCAGATGTATTACGTTTCCAAGCCCTGAAGGGTCTGTGGAAAACTGACATAAATCAAAACTCTTGTTTAATTAGCAGGTGGTAATGCTAATTTGTAACAAAGGCAAACGAAGGTTCGCCGGGCCGGTGCCAGGACAGCTCTGTGGCGAAAAACGCTGTGAGATGCCGTGTCTGCCCAAGGAGGAGCCACTGAGAGCTTCAGCGCTGCAGTGACCAGCCTCGCCGACAAAACCCAACACCGCCTGCTTCCCCCCCAGCCTGGGACCGTGCTATCGGAGCTGACCCGGCGTCAGTCCCGCTCTCCCTGCCTGTGGGAAAATCCTGCCGGGGATACCAGCCTAGGCCAGCTCCAGCTTGAGAAGCAGAGGCGTATGGAAGAGCAAGAGAGGGATGCAGACGAGTGCTGCAGAGCACCCTGGGATGAGAGCCCTGCGATGCGCACAGCTTGCTCCCTCGGCATGACAGATGCAACAGCAGTAACTTTCGTCCTCTCTAAATGCGTTTCCAGCCCCCTGCCTGAGCAGTGTTCCTTATCCTTTCATCAGAGATTAAAAATCCACAGTGGTAGATAAATAAGGACGAAGCCCAGAAGGAGGCATCGCTCACCGAGCAGCCTTGTGACAGAGCTGCAGCTCGCACGAGCCCGGCCAGCCTGGGCTTTGCCTGCTGAGGCGGTCACCGGTGAACGGGGGTGACACGGCATGGGGCTGGCGGATGGATAAACACCCCGGCACTAGCTCTGGGTCCtggctgtccctgctgcccagccccaggccaTGCTTTAACGCTGCCATTACTCCATGGTATTAAACAGAAACCACCCAATGCCGCCCTATGCCAGCCCGGAGCATGCCGACCTGACGAACCGGCGGCGGTGGTACAAGTGGAGGGGATACCATCACCCCTGCGGTGCCGGCAGTGCTCGCACCAAGCTGGAGAAGCAAGGACGGGGAAGGCTGAAAGCAAAACCCGTCCCTTGACTCGCACCATGTTTTCAGGGAAGTTCACGCTGCCCCCCAGGTCCTgagcggggctgtggggctctgTGCGAGTCTGCATCCCTTCCCGCTGCTCCCGGCTCCCTGTGCCGACCCCCTGACGGGACGTGCCCAGCTCTGACTGTGGCTCAGCGTTGTGTGTGCCGAACGGGCGGCTGTGACCAGGGTTTCCTCTCCGGAAACCTCTCAGTGCTCTGCCGGGGGCACCCATCCCCGGCTGCCGCACTGGCACTCTGGCCTCACCGCAGACCCCAGAGATGCAGCTGAACACGAGAAAATCGTTGACCTGACCCCAGCCCTCACCAAAGCATCCTCTCCTCACTGCCAGCGGGTCTCTTACCTTCCCGGGGCGCGAGGGTGACATTCAGCAGGTCCTTCATGCCGCACTGGGGCCCAACGGTGCCGTTGTAGCTGGCGGTTCGAGCACACAGCATGAGCCTGCAGACTCGCTCCGTGTCCGTGTTGTTGTGGATGACGGCAAAGACGTCGAAGTCGTAGCCGTTGTTTGCACCCTCCGACAGCTTGATCTTGAGGTGCAGCCCCTCGTCCTCCTCCCTGAGAGAGCTCTTCTCGTGCTCTACCTTCACAAacacttctttctccttctcagaCCCTGTGGTGCATGAGAAAAAAGGTGGTTCCCAGGGGGGTACGGGGAGGGCATGGTCCGGGCTGCTTTGCCCTGATCCCTGGAGCCCTCCTGGTGCAGTTGCTGCATTAATTAATTCTTCTCTCACTCTGTTTCCCAACAGCCGACCCCCCCGGGGCATTTCTGCCCCCACTGCAACCCCATACCCTCCGGGTACTTGTAGGTGTGGGTGATGTCCTCCCTGCTGTCCCTGCCCACGCTTTTGGTGCTGATGTTCTTCCCCACAACTGACGAGTGGGTGCTCTTCTTCCACAACCCACTGTGCTGCACCACCCAGTACACCACGTCGGCGTTCACCTCCGCGAAGACGAAGGGGATGTCATACTTCAGCTGCATGTCGCCCTCCTTGATGGCTCTGACGGGGGCTGGCCCGCAGCAGAACACCCCTGCAGGGAGCGGAGCTGCCGTCACCGCCCTGGGTTTGGCAAGACACGGTCGCGGCGGGAGGGAGACCGTGCCGTGCCGGGGTGTGGGCAGGATGGAGCACCCACTCTGTGCACGCCGTACCTTCGCTCTTCTCCTGGGGTGTCGGGTCCAGTGCCTGCCACCCATCGTAGCCGGGTGACAGGTCTGGACGGGCCATCCAGGACTCCACCCAGCAGTGGAAGTTCCTGCAAGGGAAGCCAGGACGTAGGGGCTTCAGCCTCCCCCAGCGCCTGCCAGGCTTCggggaagggctggggaaggggcaaaCACTGCCCCGGGGGTGGGCAGGCGGGGGTCCCGCCGTGCCGCTCACCAGATCATGTCCCTGGAGCGCCGGTTCTCGTCCCCCGTCTCGTTAAGGTAGCGGTCGATGACCAGGTTGCCGTTGGTGTCATGGGCTGAGTTGTAGTTGGTCACCACCCGGCTGGGGATCCCCAGGCACCGCATGACTGCGGAGAGGCACAACAGGGTGAGACGGGGGCCCGGCACCGGGGGTCTCGGGTTTGCACAGCTCCCGTCCCATGGTGCCCCAGGttcctgcccttccctttcccctcaaAGGGGTGCCTGGGGACAGATCCCCAGGATGAGCCGGTTCCTGCAGTCACCATGGGACTCGGCGTGCCGCTGGCGAGATGGGTGGCACGCGGCACTGAGTCTGCCGGGTTTTGATATTGCAGTagaaaaaaggcacaaaagcaGCTGTGAGTGCTTTTGAGGGAGTGCACGGGCAGCAGCGTGCTGCAACCTCTTATTTAATCTCACAGCTGCCTTTTACTGTGAGCGGAGCTCCCTGGTGAACAGGGAGGTAGTTATAATACTTCAAAGGAAGGCCATAAACTTCCGTGAGTCACAGAAAATCCACTTTAGTTTTCTGCTATTTCTCTCCTCTAAAAGGGATCTCCTATATCTGTGATATATAAATGCACATGCACACTCATGCAACCCTGCAAGTGCAGCGTTTTTTCTCAGGGCGAAACTGTGCAAGTGCTGTGTGTGCTCCTCAACAGAAGCGAGCCtggaatttttcttctcttttgcccCAGCTCGACTGCCTTGGTGgcagtgaaattattttgatcTCAGCGGATTCGTGACTTTATTGCAAACTTGACCTTAAAGTCACTTTCCTTCTCCTGTGCCCTGCATCCAGcccctccctctctgcctggCCGGGGAGGCAGCGCTAATTGAAAAGCCAGAGcccttttctgtcattttttccctccatttccTGACAAACTAGACTAACAGAGAGCATAATCGCTAAGCAATCATTGCGGGCTGATTGTAATCAGTCCCAGTGGTTAGGGAAGGGGAGACAGGAGCCGTCTGCTCTCACCGGTACATGCCACGGCAGCGAAGACCCAGCACTGGCCGTACTTGACTGGCTGACACCCAAACTTCTTCCACCTCTTGAGAATATCCACACTCCCGATCCAGGCCATCGGGCTCATCCCATCTTCGTAATGGTTGTCCCACCGCCCCGCCAGCACCCCCCGGTCCTCGTCGTTACAATTTACCTGCGGCACGACAAGAGGGGGCCAAGAGGGGCTGCGATGGAGGGACGGCCAGGCACggaggggcaggagcaggctggtgagggagggaaagcacctTCCCCCAGCTCACACGTGCTGTCACCCCCATTAGCCATCCCGGAGCCGTGCAAGAGCGTGCTGGGATGCAGGCGGGTGCGAAGAGCGCGCTGGGATGCAGGCATCCATGTGCATCCCAGCACGCTCTTGCACTGTGACTGCCTGCATCCTGGCATGCTGGGGATGCGCAGGTGGGGGAACGGGTGGATGGAGAGGCTGTAATTGGGATGTGCTAACTGGGGATGGATTTTAGAAACACATCCTCCTGCCTGGGATTTTGGGTACCATTatcacctgcagcagccagcgAGGAGCAAAGGCTGCTTCTGGGATGGTGCGTCCCCACCTCTGCTATTTCCCTCCtcttaaaaacatcttttttatatatatatatatatgtgtatgtatatgtgtgtgtgataCAAGAGCAATAGCAGGAAAGGTTGTAAAGAGGATGTGAAACACCTCGGGGAAGGAAACCGGTGTTAACTGGGCAGGGGAATGGTAAATGCCACCTCTCTGTCACAGCTATAGTTCCAAGCTGTAGCTGGGGGGACAGCAGAGGGGTGCTTGCACCCCAGGGGacatggggtgctggggagcctGGGGACACCCTGCTGGGTGCGCTGGCAGCCGGAGCTCCACGGGACTCACCATGGCGCTCACCACCCTGCCGATGTACACAGGGTCGTTGCGGCGGGAGCAATCCTGGTTCTGGTCCCTCAGGAATTTGGGGTTTGTGTCCAGCAGCTTGAGGCAGATGGACAAGATGTCGTCCTCGAACTGGTGcagaggggggagaaaaggtgtGTGAGGTCCCCGCGGTGCACGGGGGCTCTCCCGCCTCCGTCCTCCCTCCCTGGCTCACCATGATGCCCCTGCAAGCGGGGCTGCTGGGTGACTTTCCCCGGTTTGTGCCACAACAGGGGCTGGCACTGCGGCCGGTGGAGGCTCAGCCTGCGAAGCCGGAGGGCGAGCTCCCGCCCTCGCACCGGGGCCGGATCCTGCTTCCTGCAGCCGCCGCTGCACAGGGCTCAGGCATGGACCTGACCTCCGGGGAAAACCACCTATTTCCCATCACCGGGAGAGTCACAGCCCTTCCCCAAATTGAGGCGCGGATCCTGCGGGAGCCATGGGCGCCCCTGCTCCCGCCAGCCCCACGGCTCCTCCGAGACAGCCCAGACTCGAGGAGGGCGGCCGGGCTCCCCCAGTGCCGGGGGCCCAGCGCGGCTGTCGGGGGGCTGCAGCTCAGGGCGTGAGTGTTGCCTTATCGGTGCGGCCAGCACCGCACCGGGGAGCATGTTACCGGCTGCCGGCTCCCGGCGCAGTGTGGCCGCCCCGATTAGGAGCGTTGGGCCCCGGGGCCCCCAGGAGCCGTGCAGGAACGCTCCCCTCGCTCTGCCACACTTCAGAGTCAGCGTGTTCCCCTCTCAGAAATGAGACCTCGGCTGTTTGTCCCACGGCTGCCTGGCGGGGCCGGATCCTCCCCGAGGTGCCGGCTGCGTTTGCAGTGCGTGTTCGGGGGGACACACGTGGCCCCAGCCCCTGCGCTGCCAGGGCTGCGTGGGCTGGGCTCAGCCGGGGTCCCGGGGTCCGCGGCCCGCTCACCTGGCCGAAGTTCCAGGGGGTGGAGGTGATGTAGTCACAGGTGCCCTGGTAGATGAGCCCTTGCTGGGACAGCACATACTCGCAGCGCTCGTCCTCGTCTCGGAGGAAAACCGTGTCCTCTGCGGGGAGAGTGAGAgatggggacggggaccggGCTCTGCCCCGcgccccccagccctgctcagagctccccccgtccccggggacgTGCCGGGCGGCGACCGGGGACGGCTCTGGTGGGGAATGAGGCATCAGGGCCTGGAACTGCTCCTGTCTGAAAAAGCTGCTGGATAATTTCAACCCAGTTTGATTTGAGCTAATGGGAAAATTTCAGCAGgcttgtggttttcttttccattctttctcctttctctctctctttcctcccttttgtTTGATGGAGTTGGGTCTTTTCCCAGGAGGGGAAACCTCCCTGGTGGGAGAAGCAAGCAGTGGGAACCGGGAGCGCTGGCTGAGATAGCAGCTGAAGCCATTTTGCTTGCACAGCAGTTGCTGCTGGAAAAATCACTGTt
The sequence above is a segment of the Gavia stellata isolate bGavSte3 chromosome 20, bGavSte3.hap2, whole genome shotgun sequence genome. Coding sequences within it:
- the TGM2 gene encoding protein-glutamine gamma-glutamyltransferase 2 codes for the protein MAGDLVLETWDLQCERNGREHRTAEMGCQQLVVRRGQPFTITLHFSGRGYEEGVDKLAFNVKTGPCPVETSGTRSHFAVTNFPEESGWSAVIQQQDGGSLSVSLCSPSSACVGRYSLTLETSTGYQGTSCHIGDFVLLFNAWHPEDTVFLRDEDERCEYVLSQQGLIYQGTCDYITSTPWNFGQFEDDILSICLKLLDTNPKFLRDQNQDCSRRNDPVYIGRVVSAMVNCNDEDRGVLAGRWDNHYEDGMSPMAWIGSVDILKRWKKFGCQPVKYGQCWVFAAVACTVMRCLGIPSRVVTNYNSAHDTNGNLVIDRYLNETGDENRRSRDMIWNFHCWVESWMARPDLSPGYDGWQALDPTPQEKSEGVFCCGPAPVRAIKEGDMQLKYDIPFVFAEVNADVVYWVVQHSGLWKKSTHSSVVGKNISTKSVGRDSREDITHTYKYPEGSEKEKEVFVKVEHEKSSLREEDEGLHLKIKLSEGANNGYDFDVFAVIHNNTDTERVCRLMLCARTASYNGTVGPQCGMKDLLNVTLAPREEKRVSLRILYKKYGESLTQDNIIKVVALLTEYQTSNVIVATRDVYVQNPEIKIRVLGEPMQNRKLVAEVSLVNPLAAPLKNCVFVVEGTGLTDGQRIKELEEPVEPQAEAKFRLDFVPCQAGLRKLMVDFESDKLTGVKGYRNVIIAPQPK